The sequence below is a genomic window from Ciceribacter thiooxidans.
GACATACCGGACCGAGACCGGTACGACGGGCTGGCGTCATGCCTCGAAGGGATTCACGGCCGACGGAATCCCATTCCGACGTATCCACCAATCTTTATGGTTAATTGGTTGCTCTAAGGTTAACAAAATCCTTCCGGCGGAATCCACCGTTCCCCGGCACCATAGATGCGGCTCCGGCAGGAACAAAAGCCGCAAGCCCGCATTTCGCCCGTATCGAGACGGAGGATTTGTCTTGGCGGCGCGCGCGATTTGGAGAGGTCATCTTTCGGTCGGGGAACTGGTTTGCCCGGTGACGCTTCATGGCGCGGCATCGGAAGGTGAACGTATATCCTTTCACATCATCAATCGCGATACGGGTCATCGGGTGCGCAGACGTTACGTCGACAGCGAAACCGGCAGGCCGGTCGAGGACGAGGACATCGTCAAGGGCTACGAAACACCGGACGGAGACTGCGTGATCCTCGAACCGGAGGAGATCAAGGCCGCGGTGCCGAAGAGCGACAAACGGCTGGAAATGCAGACATTCATCGCCTGCGACGACGTCGACACGACCTTTTTCGAAAGGCCGTATTTCGTGGCGCCGGCCGACAGTCACGCCGCGGAAGCCTATGCGCTCATCCGCGAAGCCATGGAGGAGAAGAAGGTGGCCGGCCTTGCCCGGACGGTCCTCTTCAGGCGCGTAAGGACGCTGCTCCTTCGCCCGCATGAGGAGGGCATCATCGCGACCACTCTCAATTTCGACTATGAGGTTCGCGACGGCACCGAAATATTCGACGAAATTTCCGAGATCCGTGTTTCGGGAGAGATGCTCGACCTCGCCCGCCACATCATCGAGACGAAGATGGGGCAGTTCGACCCCTCCGAGTTCGAGGACCGTTACGAACAGGCGGTCGCTGAACTCGTCAAGGCGAAGCTCGCCGGACGCAAGCCGAAGAAACCGCGGAAGATCGAGACGGGTAAGGTCACCGACCTGATGGAGGCTTTGCGGCGCAGTGCAGGCGCCGGTGCGGGCGCGAAACGCGGCAAGACGAAAGCGACCGGACGCGAGGCCGGGCAGCGCAGAAAGGCAGGCTGATCCCGTGTCCCTGCAGACCTATCGCAAGAAACGGAATTTCGACGGGTCTCCCGAACCGCGTGGAGGCGAGCGCGCTGCTTCCGGCAAGAGCTTCGTGATCCAGAAACATGCCGCTCGGCGCCTGCATTACGATTTCCGGCTGGAAATGGACGGTGTGCTCAAGAGTTGGGCGGTAACGCGCGGCCCGAGCCTCGTGCCGGGGGAGAAAAGGCTCGCCGTTCACGTCGAGGACCATCCGATCGAATATGGCGGCTTCGAAGGCAGCATCCCGAAGGGGCATTACGGCGCCGGTAACGTCATCATCTGGGATCGCGGGACATGGCATCCGCTCGGAGACGTGCACAAGGCCTATCGCAAGGGGCATCTCGAATTCGAACTCGACGGAGAGAAGCTCAGCGGACGATGGCACCTCGTCCGCATGGCCGCCAACGGCGAAAAGCGCGAGAACTGGTTGCTCATCAAGGGTGAGGACGACGCTGCGCGCCAGGAAAGCGACCCGGACATTCTCGAGGAACAGCCGTTTTCGGTCGTCTCCGGCCGCGACGTCGACGATGCCGGAGACCCGCCCGGGAAACCGGCGAGGGCACAGGGCAAGCGAAAGACCGGGCAGGCAGCCGCGAAAACCGTGGCCGACCCAACGGCGGTCAGGGGGGCGCGGAAGACCCCCATGCCCGACTTCGTCGATCCGGAACTTGCGACCCTCGTCAAGGCAGCACCGAAGGGCAAGCAGTGGCTTCATGAGGTGAAGTTCGACGGCTACCGGCTGCAGGCGCGGATCGAAGCCGGCAAGGTGCGACTGCTGACACGCAGCGGCCTCGACTGGACCGACCGCTTCGGACGGGCTCTCGTCGCCGAGCTCAAGGCGCTTCCCGTGAAAAGCGCGATCCTCGACGGGGAGGTGGTGGTCGAAGGCCAGGCCGGCGCAAGCAGCTTCTCCCAACTGCAGGCCGATCTGAGCGAAGGGCGCTCCGATCGCTTTCTGCTCTATCTCTTCGACCTCCTCTATTTCGATGGCGTCGACCTCCGAGGTGCCAAGCTCCCCGACCGCAAGTCGCTCCTCCGGCAGGTACTTCCTCCCGATGCCAGGACCTTGCGCTACAGCGAGGACTTCGCCGAGAGCGGCGAGATGGTGCTGCGTCATGCCTGCCGGCTCAGCTTGGAAGGCATCATCTCGAAACGAGCGGACGCGCCCTATCGATCGGGACGCGGGCGCGATTGGGTCAAATCGAAGTGCTCGGCGCGTCAAGAACTGGTGATCGGCGGCTACGTCCCCTCTTCCGTCACCCAAGGGGCGATCGGATCACTGGTCATGGGGCACTACGACGACAAGGGCCACCTCTCCCACGCGGGCCGTGTCGGCACAGGCTACAGCGCCGCGGTCGCCAAGCAGCTTTACCGTACCCTGAAACCGCTTCAACAAGAGGAGTCGCCCTTTGCCGACCGTCTTTCGGCGACGGAACGCCGCGACGTCGTCTTCGTGCGGCCGGAGCTCGTCGCGGAAATTGAGTTCCGCGGCTGGACGGCGGATGCCCATCTGCGGCATGCTTCCTTCCGCGGTCTGCGGGAAGACAAGGCGGCGCGCGAGGTGGTGCAGGAAACGACAGCCAAGGACGCGAAAGACACGCCGCCGAAGCGCAGCGTGGCACTCACCCATGCCGACCGCATCTACTGGCCGGAGGCCGGCGTCACCAAGGCCGGGCTTGCCGACTACTATCTCGAAGTCTGGCCGCTGATGGCGCCTTTCATCGTCCATCGTCCGCTGGCGCTCCTGCGATGCCCGGAAGGCATCTCCGGCTCCTGCTTCTTCCAGAAACATGCGTGGCGAGGGATGCGCAAGGAGATCAGGCAGGTCGATGATCCGAAGGAAAGCGGCGACGAGCACTACGTCGCCATCGAGGATCTCGACGGACTGCTGGGGCTCGTGCAGGGCGGAGTTCTGGAAATCCACCCCTGGGGATCGACGCTCGACGCGTGGGAAAAGCCGGACATGGTGAACATGGATCTCGATCCGGGTCCGGACGTTTCCTGGGAGCGCGTGATCGAAGCGGCATGCGAGGTGCGCGAACGCTTCGGCGACATCGGTCTCACCGGCTTCGTCAAGACGTCGGGCGGCAAGGGCCTGCATGTCGTCGCACCGCTGAAACCGAAGACCGAGTGGCCCGAGGTGAAGGCCGCCATGAAGGCGGTCGCCGAGGCGATGGCGGCGGATTCGCCGGAGAGCTATGTCGCGACCGTTTCGAAGGCGAAGCGCAAGGGCAAGATCCTGATCGACTACCTGCGCAACGGTCGCGGTGCCACGGCCGTTGCGCCCTATTCCACGCGTGCGAGAGAAGGTGCGGCCGTGTCCATGCCGCTCGCCTGGGAGGAACTGACGCCGGCGATCGGCCCGGCCCACTTCACCGTCAACAACGCAACGGCGCGCCTGTCGCAGCTTTCCGCTGATCCGTGGAAGGATTTCCGTGCCGCCGAGGCCGTGCTCAAGCCGGTAAAGCCGGCGCGCCGGCGCTAGAGAGCCCATCGTCGATCTGACGCCGAGCGGGATCTCGCCGCGGTCAGCGGCGTGGGGAGCGGCGCTCGGACGAAAGGCTCTTGCGCAGGGCGCTCATGATGTCGATGACGTTGCTCTCCGGCGGCGGCTCGCTCTTCGGCGGTTTCGATGCCTTCTTCTTTCCCTTCCGGCGCGCATTGATGATGTCGTGCAGACGTGCCTCCACCGGGTCGGTCACCATTTCGGGGCTCCATTTATCCGTGCGTTCGGCGATGACCTTACGCATCATCGACAGGGCTTTCGTCGACGGCTTCACCTTGTCCGCAGCGGCAAACAGGTCCTGCTCATCACGCACCTCGTCACCGAAGCGCAGCGTCCAGACGATCATGCCCTTGCCCCGCGGAAGCAGAAGGACGGGATGCTCGCGCCGGTACAGGACGAGGCGTGAAATGCCGGCCGTGCCGGTCTTTGCCATTGCTTCGCGGATGACCGAGAATGCTTCCTCGCTCACCTCGTCGGCGGGTGCGAGGTAGTGCGGCTTGTCGTACCAAATCCAGCCGATGGAGGAGGCCGGGACGAACTGTTCGATGTCGATGGTGCGCGTACTCTCGAGAGCGACGTCATCGAGTTCCTCGTCCTCGAAGAGGACATATTCGCCCTCCTCCCGCGGAAAGCCCTTCAACTGGTCCTCCTCCTCCTCCACGGGTTTGCCGTTCTCCGCGTCGACATATTCGCTGACGACGCGGTGCCCGGTGCGACGGTCGACGGTACGGAAATGCAGCTTGGCAGAGGCGGTGACCGCGGGCGTCATCGTCACCCGGCAGGTGACGAGCGAAAGCTTCAGATAGCCTTTCCAGAAGGCGCGTTGCTGGGCCATCGCCTTATCCTGCCGTCAGCTGCGGTTGTCGCACGAGCAAGGTGCATATGCCGGAGGCTGCAAGGACAAGGCTATTTGCTGGTCGTGCCATCGCCCTTCACCTCGCTGTCGCCGCCGGTGGTCGTCTGGGGTGTCTTGTCCCGGTCGAACGACGTCGCGGGTGTCGCCGGTTGATTGGCAGGCGCCTGCTCGTTCGTC
It includes:
- a CDS encoding Ku protein, with product MAQQRAFWKGYLKLSLVTCRVTMTPAVTASAKLHFRTVDRRTGHRVVSEYVDAENGKPVEEEEDQLKGFPREEGEYVLFEDEELDDVALESTRTIDIEQFVPASSIGWIWYDKPHYLAPADEVSEEAFSVIREAMAKTGTAGISRLVLYRREHPVLLLPRGKGMIVWTLRFGDEVRDEQDLFAAADKVKPSTKALSMMRKVIAERTDKWSPEMVTDPVEARLHDIINARRKGKKKASKPPKSEPPPESNVIDIMSALRKSLSSERRSPRR
- a CDS encoding Ku protein, producing the protein MTLHGAASEGERISFHIINRDTGHRVRRRYVDSETGRPVEDEDIVKGYETPDGDCVILEPEEIKAAVPKSDKRLEMQTFIACDDVDTTFFERPYFVAPADSHAAEAYALIREAMEEKKVAGLARTVLFRRVRTLLLRPHEEGIIATTLNFDYEVRDGTEIFDEISEIRVSGEMLDLARHIIETKMGQFDPSEFEDRYEQAVAELVKAKLAGRKPKKPRKIETGKVTDLMEALRRSAGAGAGAKRGKTKATGREAGQRRKAG
- the ligD gene encoding DNA ligase D; the protein is MSLQTYRKKRNFDGSPEPRGGERAASGKSFVIQKHAARRLHYDFRLEMDGVLKSWAVTRGPSLVPGEKRLAVHVEDHPIEYGGFEGSIPKGHYGAGNVIIWDRGTWHPLGDVHKAYRKGHLEFELDGEKLSGRWHLVRMAANGEKRENWLLIKGEDDAARQESDPDILEEQPFSVVSGRDVDDAGDPPGKPARAQGKRKTGQAAAKTVADPTAVRGARKTPMPDFVDPELATLVKAAPKGKQWLHEVKFDGYRLQARIEAGKVRLLTRSGLDWTDRFGRALVAELKALPVKSAILDGEVVVEGQAGASSFSQLQADLSEGRSDRFLLYLFDLLYFDGVDLRGAKLPDRKSLLRQVLPPDARTLRYSEDFAESGEMVLRHACRLSLEGIISKRADAPYRSGRGRDWVKSKCSARQELVIGGYVPSSVTQGAIGSLVMGHYDDKGHLSHAGRVGTGYSAAVAKQLYRTLKPLQQEESPFADRLSATERRDVVFVRPELVAEIEFRGWTADAHLRHASFRGLREDKAAREVVQETTAKDAKDTPPKRSVALTHADRIYWPEAGVTKAGLADYYLEVWPLMAPFIVHRPLALLRCPEGISGSCFFQKHAWRGMRKEIRQVDDPKESGDEHYVAIEDLDGLLGLVQGGVLEIHPWGSTLDAWEKPDMVNMDLDPGPDVSWERVIEAACEVRERFGDIGLTGFVKTSGGKGLHVVAPLKPKTEWPEVKAAMKAVAEAMAADSPESYVATVSKAKRKGKILIDYLRNGRGATAVAPYSTRAREGAAVSMPLAWEELTPAIGPAHFTVNNATARLSQLSADPWKDFRAAEAVLKPVKPARRR